In Chloroflexota bacterium, the genomic stretch ACGCTCTGGCCATGGGACACCGCCTCGGCTTTGTGGGCGGCACGGATAGCCATCACGCCCAGCCCGGCAGGAACACCTGCTCCATGGCCGGCGTTGATTTTCACGACCACGTCACCGGCGGCTTGACTGCTGTGATTGCGCCGGAACTTACGCGTGAAGCGATTATCGAGGCTCTCAGGAAACGCCGCTGCTATGCCACCACCGGCGCACGCATTGTGCTGGATTTTCGTGTGGACGGCCACGGTATGGGTGAGGAGTTCACCGCAGCCGCGCCGCAGGTGGCGGCGGCGGCGCGCGTACTTGGCACCGCCCAGCTCGCATATTTGGAAGTTGTCTGCAACGGTAGTGTTGCATTCGCGCAATCCGGCGACGGTCGCGTGGCTGAGATCGCCGAGACGCTCCCTCTTACAGGTGATCAGACCTCTTACTTCTACTTGCGCGCGACTCAGGCCGACGGCCATGTCGCCTGGTCGAGTCCGGTCTGGGTGTCACCGCCTCAGAAGTAAAGCTGAGCGCATGCGAATGCCTGTCAAACTGAACATCATAGGCAACGGCGATTGGCGTAGGCGCGTGGTAAGATAGGGAGCAACGTGACGGTTCAGGGTACCGAATTAGCATTGCGACGGGCTGTCGAAGCGGACCGAGAGTCCCTCATCAAGCTCTTCGTACTCGCATATGAGGACGTGCGCGCGCAGCAGCCTGGTGACATTCTCGATCGCATCTGGGAAGAGTGGAAGGACGATCTCAGGCAGGAAATTGACATAACCAAGGTCATAATTGCCGAGATTAATGGCGAGGCTGTGGGCTTTGCGAGCTACAAGCTAGACGACGCCACTCGTATCGGGACTGTGGATGACAATGCTGTACTGCCGCACTATCGTGGTCGCGGCATTGGCGGGCAAATGCTCGCACGAGTGCTTGAAATCATTGCGGCGGCCGGCATGGAGTTTGCCCAGGTCACGACCGGTCTAGAAGACCCGTCCGCGCCCGCCCGCCGTATGTACGAGCGGCAGGGATTCACGCCGTATTTCCGTAGCATTTGCTACATGAAAAAGCTCGCGCAGGACACCCCATGACCATGAGTGCGACAGACGTGACAATCCGGCGCGCTGTTGAGGCAGACCGCGGGACGCTCATCGAGCTCATCGTGCGCGGGTTCGCGGAAGTTACCGTCAATCGCTGGCGCGAAGAGCGCTACGGCATCATCGGCGGGCGTACGTGGGACGAGTGGAAAGCCGACGACATGCGCACGATTGACATCAACAACGTGGTGATTGCCGAA encodes the following:
- a CDS encoding GNAT family N-acetyltransferase; the encoded protein is MTVQGTELALRRAVEADRESLIKLFVLAYEDVRAQQPGDILDRIWEEWKDDLRQEIDITKVIIAEINGEAVGFASYKLDDATRIGTVDDNAVLPHYRGRGIGGQMLARVLEIIAAAGMEFAQVTTGLEDPSAPARRMYERQGFTPYFRSICYMKKLAQDTP